In Flavobacterium piscisymbiosum, the sequence GGGATTGATGCAAAAATTATAAAAAGTAAATTGGTTTATGGCAGTAAACTATTATACAATTCTACAAATATTATGGAGGATTTGAAAAAAACGTTTTAATTTAAGGTAGAATTGTCTTTATTTGGCTCTATGAATTACTGTTTCGGATCGTAGTGGCCAATTTTGCGCATACGTTCAGCAACGCTGTCAATGATTTCATCTAGTTGTTTGTACTGATTTTCAAAGAAGATGTGATTCGCATGAAAATTATCGCCTGTAACATTCCAGTGTGCATTTCTGGTTTTGGTGTAAAGTACAAATTCATCTGCTAACAGTTTTGCTAATTCATTAGAAACAGCGTTTGTGTTTTTTTCTGTAAGGCCAATGGTTGCTTTCATAATTTCAAGTTTTTAAGTTATAAGCAGTAATGCTTTGTTTTATTATGTAAAGGTCTTTAGAAAACTTCCTTGAAAGGTATGATTTTAGGTAAATAGGCAAAATCAATCGTTGAAATGAAGAAGGTGTCCTTTTAAGTAGTTTTTAGGTTAAAAAACTCCAGTATTTTTTAATGACAAATTGGAAACATAAATTAATATTAGTGTATTGGATAAGAACAGAATTTATTAAAAAAATAAATTTGTAATAGAATTTACTACTACTTTTAATTGAAGATTCACAAATTTTATAAACCATGAATTTAGAACAAGAAAAAGAGTTTGCGGCAAAAGAAGCAGTTAAATTACTAACTGATAATATGATTGTGGGATTAGGTACAGGTTCAAGCTCTGTTTATGCAATAAGAGAAATTGCAAAACTTGTCAGCAATGGCCTAAAAATAAAAGCGGTACCAACTTCTAATAAAACTAAAGAACTTGCTGAGGCTTTAAATATTCCTTTGATTGATATTAATTTGATAAATTCAATAGATATTACAATTGATGGAGCAGATAAATTTACCTCTGACTTAATTTTAATCAAAGGCGGTGGGGGTGCATTGCTTAGAGAAAAAATTGTAGCCTCATTAACAAAACAAGAAATTATAATAGCGGATTCATCAAAAGAAGTAAAACAAATAGGAAAATTCAAAGTCCCAATTGAAGTAATTCCATTTGCTTCAAATTATATTTTAAGTCAAATTAAAATATTAAATGGTATTGGAAAAATTAGGATGGAAGGAGATAGACCATTTAAAACAGATCAGGCAAACAATATTATAGATGCTGATTTTGGCATCATTTCTGATCCTACTTCTTTATCTAAAAAGTTAAATGATATTAATGGAATTGTTGGACATGGAATATTTATCGGTCTGACAAGTAAAGTTATCATGGGAAAAGGAGATTCAACCATAATTTTTGATTAAAGCGGAATTATGGTTCTGTCGCATCTGGGAATAACTTTTATCTTTAGAATTTTAAACCGATCAAAAGATGAATACTAAAGGTCATTGTTATCCAAAATACATCATTCTTCAGGCAGTATATTTCAAGCTAAGATTTACACTTAGTTACCGGGATGTTGAGGAACTAATGAAAATTGGAGGAGCCATTGTGGATCATGCCACGATTCAGCGTTGGGTTTATAAGTTTATACCTTTCATTGAAGCTATTTTTAGCAGCTCTTCCCGCTATTCGTTCCAATCTTTTGTGCCGAACCCCGGCACAAAAGGATTTCACTGCTATCGGGGCTAGGGCTGCTGAGGAGCCCGGCTCTTTTGACTAATAAAAATAAGTAAGGTTATAAAAAAATGGCACCAATTGTCTTCAATTGGCGCCATTTGGCTTTGTGACCTCGACGGGACAAATTTCTATAAATTTTATGGAGGATTTGAAGAGATTGGCTTACTGGAGGTAGAGGCTGTCTTTAGGTGGCTTTTGTATTTTGGTTTGGATGTCCCGTTGGGGATTGATGGAAAATGTATTAAAATTCTCAAAAGCAATAACTATTTAATTATCTGCTTGTAAACATTTCGTTTGCTTGTTCAGCGGTAATTTCAATAAATCTTTCATAGTGCTTCAGCACATCGCTGATGAGTTCGTTTTTAGTAAAATACTGAACATCATATCCTGCTCTGGTATCGCCAAAATAAGTTTTAGGATAGTAGGTCCTGCTGTTTTGGAATTCAGGCAGGTTCTGTTCTTCGACCAGATAATCTGAAACTATTTTTGCCTCGATCTTAACTCCATATATGAAATTATGCACTACATCATGCAAAATTTCGAGTTCCACACTAAAGGGATCTGATACCGAGTGGATTGTTGCGTGAATTCCCCTCAAAGCAAATTCATCCTGCAATTCGGTAAAGGCCTGTTCTACTTTGATGATTATAAATTCCTCCACAGAGCGCCTGTCTTTGAAAGTAACGATCTGTTTTAAGCGCTCTTTCCATAATTTTCCCGACCAGGGTACAGTGGACACAGAAAAACTGCGCTGGTAGTATTTATAATCTATAATGAGGCCTTTCATGAGGGCGGCTGCCATAAAAAGCATGATTACCGAGAAAGGCAGGGCCGTTATGAGTGTC encodes:
- a CDS encoding Dps family protein, with amino-acid sequence MKATIGLTEKNTNAVSNELAKLLADEFVLYTKTRNAHWNVTGDNFHANHIFFENQYKQLDEIIDSVAERMRKIGHYDPKQ
- the rpiA gene encoding ribose-5-phosphate isomerase RpiA, whose protein sequence is MNLEQEKEFAAKEAVKLLTDNMIVGLGTGSSSVYAIREIAKLVSNGLKIKAVPTSNKTKELAEALNIPLIDINLINSIDITIDGADKFTSDLILIKGGGGALLREKIVASLTKQEIIIADSSKEVKQIGKFKVPIEVIPFASNYILSQIKILNGIGKIRMEGDRPFKTDQANNIIDADFGIISDPTSLSKKLNDINGIVGHGIFIGLTSKVIMGKGDSTIIFD